In one Lolium rigidum isolate FL_2022 chromosome 3, APGP_CSIRO_Lrig_0.1, whole genome shotgun sequence genomic region, the following are encoded:
- the LOC124700387 gene encoding calcium load-activated calcium channel-like: MASALASLRYGDSLSVVAISGATAVLCEAISWLLIYRTATYNSLRASIERHSRKLDSMKSTASGPTSSSSSSSHSQAASSRAKKMDRVETSLKDASRELSFAKLKSGAVVAAVLFVVFGLLNSLFEGRAVAKLPFAPVPLVQRMSHRGLPGNDPTDCAMVFLYFLCSMSIRTNLQKLLGFTPPRAAAGAGPGLFGMPDPKVN; the protein is encoded by the coding sequence ATGGCCTCGGCGCTCGCCTCCCTGCGCTACGGCGACAGCCTCTCGGTGGTGGCCATCTCGGGCGCCACGGCCGTGCTCTGCGAGGCCATCTCCTGGCTGCTCATCTACCGCACCGCCACCTACAACTCCCTGCGCGCCTCCATCGAGCGCCACTCCCGCAAGCTCGACTCCATGAAGTCCACCGCCTCCggccccacctcctcctcctcctcctcctcccactccCAGGCCGCCTCCTCGCGCGCCAAGAAGATGGACCGCGTCGAGACCAGCCTCAAGGACGCCTCGCGCGAGCTCTCCTTCGCCAAGCTCAAGtccggcgccgtcgtcgccgccgtcctcTTCGTCGTCTTCGGCCTGCTCAACTCCCTCTTCGAGGGCCGCGCCGTCGCCAAGCTGCCCTTCGCGCCAGTGCCGCTCGTGCAGCGCATGAGCCACCGCGGACTGCCCGGGAACGACCCCACCGACTGCGCCATGGTATTCCTCTACTTCCTCTGCTCCATGAGCATCCGGACCAACCTCCAGAAGCTGCTCGGATTCACGCcgccgcgcgcggccgccggGGCCGGCCCGGGGCTCTTCGGCATGCCCGACCCCAAAGTCAACTGA